One Halovivax ruber XH-70 genomic region harbors:
- a CDS encoding Hsp20/alpha crystallin family protein: MRRDDRDEPFDDLFREIERMMNDMMKGANVEFESSAGTVDTGFGTDTHVDVHDTDTEIRVVADLPGVEKDNIELECDGKTLTISARSDHREYDERVSLPRRVNEHTASATYNNGVLEVVFEPAEQSSGISLE; encoded by the coding sequence ATGAGACGAGACGACCGCGACGAACCCTTCGACGATCTCTTCCGTGAGATCGAACGCATGATGAACGATATGATGAAGGGTGCGAACGTCGAGTTCGAGTCCTCGGCGGGGACGGTCGATACCGGCTTCGGCACCGACACCCACGTCGACGTCCACGACACGGACACGGAGATCCGCGTCGTCGCCGACCTTCCGGGCGTCGAGAAGGACAACATCGAACTCGAGTGCGACGGCAAGACCCTGACTATCTCCGCCCGAAGTGACCACCGCGAGTACGACGAGCGTGTCTCGCTCCCCCGGCGGGTCAACGAACACACCGCGAGCGCGACGTACAACAACGGTGTGCTCGAGGTCGTCTTCGAACCCGCCGAGCAGAGTTCGGGCATCAGCCTCGAGTAA
- a CDS encoding type II glyceraldehyde-3-phosphate dehydrogenase: MIQVAVNGYGTIGKRVADAVRAQPDMEVLGVAKTRPNFEAQSALDRGYSLYAAIEDRADQFADAGMEIAGPVTDLVEAADVVVDATPSGIGAENKAMYDEYDTPALYQGGEDADVADVSFNARSNFEDAVDADHVRVVSCNTTGLSRVIAPLQEAYGIEKVRATLVRRGGDPGQTSRGPINDILPNPVTIPSHHGPDVNTIFPDVDIDTLGMKVPATLMHVHSLNVTLESAADAADVRDLFADEDRLFLVPESLDIDGAGKLKEYAHDVGRPRGDLWENCIWEESISTEGRDLYLFQAIHQESDVVPENVDAIRAVTGAADAAESIETTNDAMDIGR; encoded by the coding sequence ATGATACAGGTCGCGGTAAACGGCTACGGAACGATCGGCAAACGGGTCGCGGACGCCGTCCGGGCCCAGCCGGACATGGAAGTCCTTGGCGTCGCGAAGACGCGGCCCAACTTCGAGGCCCAGTCGGCACTCGATCGGGGCTACTCGCTGTACGCGGCGATCGAAGATCGGGCCGACCAGTTCGCGGACGCGGGAATGGAGATCGCGGGCCCCGTCACCGACCTCGTCGAGGCCGCGGACGTCGTCGTCGACGCCACCCCAAGCGGGATCGGTGCCGAGAACAAGGCCATGTACGACGAGTACGACACGCCGGCGCTCTACCAGGGTGGCGAAGACGCCGACGTGGCCGACGTGAGTTTCAACGCCCGGTCGAACTTCGAAGACGCCGTCGACGCCGACCACGTTCGCGTCGTCTCCTGCAACACGACGGGACTCTCGCGCGTGATCGCACCACTGCAGGAAGCCTACGGAATCGAGAAGGTCCGTGCGACGCTCGTCCGCCGCGGCGGTGACCCCGGCCAGACGTCCCGCGGCCCGATCAACGACATCCTCCCGAATCCGGTGACGATCCCCTCGCATCACGGCCCCGACGTCAACACCATCTTCCCCGACGTCGACATCGACACGCTCGGGATGAAGGTCCCGGCGACGCTCATGCACGTCCACAGCCTGAACGTCACGCTAGAGTCGGCCGCCGATGCCGCCGACGTTCGTGACCTGTTCGCCGACGAAGACCGCCTCTTCCTCGTGCCAGAGAGCCTCGACATCGACGGCGCCGGCAAGCTCAAAGAGTACGCCCACGACGTCGGGCGACCGCGTGGCGACCTCTGGGAGAACTGCATCTGGGAGGAGTCCATCTCGACCGAGGGGCGGGATCTCTATCTCTTCCAGGCGATCCACCAGGAGTCGGACGTGGTCCCCGAGAACGTCGACGCCATCCGCGCCGTCACCGGCGCTGCCGACGCCGCCGAGAGTATCGAGACCACGAACGACGCGATGGACATCGGCCGGTAG
- a CDS encoding aminopeptidase — translation MEDDASLLAPARTAVEQCLALDASESCVIVTDDKRQPIGQALYEVASDITDDAVVVRYPVGETHGSEPPSPVATAMADADVVLAPTTKSLSHTRARGDANEAGARVATLPGITPDVFTTGLDADYEEIEARCEDVLAQVEAADEIRVTGDGGTDITFDVADRRWNADTGIVHDAGAMSNLPAGEVFVSPESATGTYVVDGTMMPHGLLDDDQTLSFEVEDGLVTDISDDDIRETVETAADEVGDAAYNLAELGIGTNVAVTDLVGSVLLDEKAAGTIHIAIGDDAGIGGDVEAPIHLDGIVRDVDVFADGTEVTLPEPAEST, via the coding sequence ATGGAAGACGATGCGTCTCTACTGGCCCCCGCACGCACCGCGGTCGAGCAGTGTCTGGCCCTCGATGCGTCGGAGTCGTGTGTGATCGTCACGGACGACAAACGCCAGCCGATCGGGCAGGCGCTCTACGAGGTCGCGAGCGACATCACCGACGATGCGGTCGTCGTTCGCTATCCCGTTGGGGAGACTCACGGGAGCGAACCGCCGTCCCCGGTGGCCACGGCGATGGCCGATGCGGACGTCGTACTCGCACCGACGACGAAGAGTTTGAGTCACACGCGTGCACGCGGGGACGCGAACGAGGCCGGTGCTCGCGTCGCGACGCTTCCGGGTATCACGCCGGACGTGTTCACGACCGGTCTCGACGCTGATTACGAGGAGATCGAAGCCCGCTGTGAGGACGTTCTCGCACAGGTCGAGGCGGCCGACGAGATTCGTGTGACGGGTGACGGCGGGACCGACATCACGTTCGACGTGGCCGATCGACGCTGGAACGCCGACACCGGCATCGTCCACGACGCCGGCGCGATGTCGAACCTCCCGGCGGGTGAGGTATTCGTCAGCCCCGAGTCGGCGACCGGCACCTACGTCGTCGACGGAACGATGATGCCTCACGGACTGCTCGACGACGACCAGACCCTCTCCTTCGAGGTCGAGGACGGCCTCGTCACCGACATCTCGGACGACGACATCCGGGAGACGGTCGAGACGGCCGCGGACGAGGTCGGCGACGCCGCCTACAACCTCGCGGAACTCGGCATCGGGACGAACGTGGCCGTCACCGATCTGGTCGGTTCCGTCCTCCTGGACGAGAAGGCGGCCGGGACGATCCATATCGCCATCGGCGACGACGCCGGGATCGGTGGCGACGTCGAGGCGCCGATCCATCTGGACGGCATCGTCCGCGACGTCGACGTGTTCGCCGACGGCACCGAGGTCACCCTCCCCGAACCGGCCGAATCCACGTAA
- a CDS encoding HVO_0476 family zinc finger protein — translation MSEVEDRQAVPCPSCSPAVETVHEVLSPGGGSLTVRCGDCGHVHKIQPTSEAEVTLDVVVSQGGESTAANVTTPADETIAVGDEFLLETEAMLATVRVTSVELDGHRRRESAPAEKVETVWTREVDNVAVNVTIHPGDGTHDESRATTIHVPGDYELTVGEVETFGEDEFEIDAVVVRGDADGYNRDRYEQEGDTVFAKDTKRVYGWDETSTAWSAW, via the coding sequence ATGAGTGAAGTCGAGGATCGACAGGCCGTTCCGTGCCCGTCGTGTTCGCCGGCCGTCGAAACCGTCCACGAGGTGCTCTCGCCGGGCGGCGGGTCGCTGACGGTTCGCTGTGGCGATTGCGGTCACGTCCACAAGATCCAGCCGACGAGCGAGGCGGAGGTAACGCTCGACGTCGTCGTCTCGCAGGGCGGCGAGTCGACGGCGGCCAACGTGACGACGCCGGCGGACGAGACGATCGCCGTCGGCGACGAGTTTCTCCTAGAGACCGAGGCGATGCTCGCGACCGTTCGGGTGACGAGTGTCGAGCTAGACGGGCATCGACGACGGGAATCGGCGCCCGCCGAGAAAGTCGAGACCGTCTGGACGCGCGAGGTCGACAACGTCGCGGTCAACGTGACGATCCACCCTGGGGACGGCACACACGACGAGAGCCGTGCGACGACGATTCACGTCCCCGGCGATTACGAACTGACCGTCGGTGAGGTCGAGACGTTCGGCGAGGACGAGTTCGAGATCGACGCCGTCGTCGTTCGGGGCGACGCAGACGGCTACAATCGCGACCGATACGAACAGGAGGGCGATACGGTCTTCGCGAAGGATACGAAGCGCGTCTACGGCTGGGACGAGACGTCCACAGCCTGGTCGGCCTGGTGA